The Papaver somniferum cultivar HN1 chromosome 3, ASM357369v1, whole genome shotgun sequence genome includes a region encoding these proteins:
- the LOC113361747 gene encoding amino acid transporter AVT6C-like, which translates to MEDTGISSPLLPEHRKQNCCSSNTSSSTNGGASISGAVFNVSTSIVGAGIMSIPATLKVLGVIPAIGLILIIALLADISADFLLRFTNSEKSTYAGVMGDSFGRIGSMMLQICVMITNLGCLIIYLIIIGDVLSGTGEGSAMHFGVLREWFGVYWWNSRAFVILFTLVFVLLPLVLFKRVESLRFTSAISIALAVVFVVISTVMAVSALWQGKTNSPKLVPELVNKASFFELFTAVPVIVGAFTFHFNVHPIGAELGKPSDMVTAVRISLVLCSAIYIFVGFFGYLLFGESIMPDILVNFDQDFGSAVGSILNDVVRLSFALHLMLVFPLLNFSLRINLDGLLFPKCRPLASHRIRFILLSCLILVLVYIIAIAIPNIWYFFQFMGSTTGLCIAFIFPGAIVLRDVHAISTTKDKTLAVLMIGLAVITSSIAIFSNITSLVAR; encoded by the exons ATGGAGGATACCGGAATTTCATCTCCATTACTACCGGAGCACAGAAAACAAAATTGTTGTTCTTCCAATACCAGTAGTAGCACTAATGGTGGCGCGTCGATCTCTGGGGCAGTGTTTAACGTATCGACGAGTATAGTAGGTGCTGGAATTATGTCAATTCCAGCCACACTCAAAGTTCTGGGTGTAATTCCGGCGATTGGACTTATCTTGATCATTGCTCTATTGGCTGATATCTCTGCGGATTTCCTCCTGAGGTTCACGAATTCGGAGAAGTCGACTTACGCCGGAGTAATGGGAGATTCATTCGGGAGGATTGGGTCAATGATGTTGCAGATCTGTGTCATGATTACAAATCTCGGATGCCTTATCATCTATCTCATTATCATAG GGGATGTGTTGTCCGGAACCGGAGAAGGGAGTGCGATGCATTTTGGGGTACTGAGAGAATGGTTTGGAGTATATTGGTGGAATTCAAGAGCTTTTGTGATTCTCTTCACTCTGGTATTCGTTTTGCTTCCCCTCGTGTTGTTCAAACGCGTAG AGTCATTAAGATTCACTTCTGCAATATCAATTGCTCTTGCTGTGGTGTTTGTTGTTATAAGCACTGTCATGGCTGTCTCTGCGCTTTGGCAAGGCAAAACAAATAGTCCCAAATTGGTTCCTGAATTGGTGAACAAAGCTTCATTTTTCGAGCTTTTCACGGCCGTTCCTGTCATTGTGGGAGCTTTCACCTTCCATTTCAATG TTCATCCAATTGGAGCCGAACTTGGAAAACCTTCTGATATGGTCACGGCTGTGCGTATATCACTAGTTTTGTGTTCTGCAATTTACATTTTTGTTGGATTCTTTGGGTACTTGCTCTTTGGAGAATCCATTATGCCCGACATACTAGTCAATTTTGACCAAGATTTTGGTTCAGCGGTGGGGTCAATCCTTAACGACGTGGTTCGTCTAAGTTTTGCACTTCATCTTATGCTGGTATTTCCTCTATTGAATTTCTCTCTGAGGATCAATCTCGATGGACTCCTCTTCCCAAAGTGTCGACCCTTGGCTTCTCACAGAATTCGATTCATACTGTTAAGTTGTTTAATTTTGGTGTTGGTGTACATAATAGCAATAGCCATCCCAAATATTTGGTACTTCTTTCAGTTCATGGGTTCAACAACTGGTTTATGTATTGCTTTTATCTTCCCAGGCGCAATCGTTCTAAG AGATGTTCATGCAATATCAACAACAAAGGATAAGACATTGGCTGTACTAATGATAGGTTTAGCTGTAATAACAAGCTCCATTGCCATTTTTTCAAATATTACAAGTCTAGTCGCGCGTTAA